Genomic segment of Coffea arabica cultivar ET-39 chromosome 1e, Coffea Arabica ET-39 HiFi, whole genome shotgun sequence:
CTCCTCAAGCTCAGATTACCAATAGCTCTGGTCATAGCCAATATGCCATTAACACGAGGCACACCCCAGGTGTGGACAAAACCACCAGCAGTTTCTATTCGAGCTTTTTCATCTTCTCTATCTGGATGATGATCTTTTGTCAATTCCTGAACATAGGAAGTCCTCATTGAAGTGCCTGCTTACATGTCAATGACGCAAGAGTTCCAATTGATAATTTGACGAGATTCttcagaataaaaaaaaaatcattctaaTTGCATTGGCAAACTGCAATATAAAGACAGATCAAACATCATTTAAACTGGCAGTAGCAAACCTTCGCCACCCTGAGAAGCAAGACTTCTGTTTGAGCACAAAAGAGCTTTTGAGTCACCaacaaaaccaactaacaatcGACCATTTACTATCAGAGCAACAGTGCCCGTAGACCCTGAAGCATAATTATTCCTCAAAGCTTCCTGGAGAAGAAAATGTATGACGTCTAAGCAAGTAGCAGCTCAAAGGTGTAAAGAACAAGTCAAAGCACAGAAGATATACCCGAGTAAATTCTGAATCAATGTCTCGGAATGTCCTTATTAAAGCTTCGTTTAAAATGTCATATAAGGATGTATCATCAATCAAAGATGATGTTGTACCTGATCTGCAGAAACATCAAGAAAAACGTGACAAAATTCAGGGTTCTTTAGCCCTTTAGAAAATGTCAAcaggaaagcaaaaaaaaaaaggtaattatGAACTTCTCGATCAATACACCCCACCTCTCAACACTACTTTTGTTTTGATTTGCTTCGTCATTGCCCTTGTGGGGGGATGCTTGCTTGTAGATGTTAAACAAAACATTTAGgtaaaaataactcaaaaacttCTTGGAAGCAAATTCACTAGCTTCAGCACCTCCATGACCATCAAAAACTGCTGCTACACCAACATTAACATTCTCCTGCCCATCGTTACCTGCATTGTTTGTGTCAAATCAGTATGGAAATTGTGAACCATCTCCTACCAACATCCATAATCAAGCCATTCTGGAAATATGATCTGAAACATTCTTATCATCTACGATCTATCTTGCTTTAAAAGAAACCGAACACTGATTgatatctttaaaaaaaattgaattccaAATTTATGTGCATAATCCTACTGAAAATGCAAGAGGAATTTGAACTTTATAGTACCCAAGAAAGGAATCTTCATTGCAGGATTGCAAGCAATACGGTCTTCTTGATAGTTTCGACGGCCTTGAAGAATTGCTGCGGCAAACCCACAGTTTGCTGTAGGATGATTTTGAGAAACTCCATTTGAAGGAGTCCACTCCCGTAGAGGACATTCTTGTGACCTAAAAAGTGCAGGTGAACCACCTTCATCATAAGCCATCATACAGGCTACTGAAACGTGGTGGGCAGAACAACACCTAACAACAGCACAGAGTGATAGTGCAACAGCCAACACCCTGACCAGTGCAATTTTAGACACTTCCATCCTTCAATTTTGAGAAAGTTCCGGGAACACAAAATAGTCACTTTTTCAGTTGATTTGGTTTGAACAAACAAACCCCCTTAATCCCTTAAGTTGGctaaggaaataaataaataaaattaacccaaaaaaaaaaaaatcctcaccGACCGAGGTGCTTACATGTACGTAAATAAATCAAGCTTCGTTAGAGCTCTCGGCTCGCTTCTTAATCAACAACCTAAAGCTTAATACAATTTTAAGCATGATGAATCCAAGCTCGATTGACTCGTCTAAACCCTATCTTGGGTAATGGATTCTAACGGTGTAAACTAACCAAATCAAATTACTCTCTTAGTTGAAAAATAATACTATTGCAATAAATGAACGgcttcaaaattaaatgaaatctCGTCTAAACCCTATCTTTAACGGCGTCAACTAACCAATTGAACTAACCAAATCAAATCACTCTCGAGTTGAAAAATAACACCATTGCAATAAATGAACGgcttcaaaattaaatgaagtacggaaaataatcaaagtacATAAAAAAATATCGCAAATTCCTTCCCGGAAAAGAATTCCACCGCTCAACctggaagaaaaagagaaaaagaaaaagtgccGGTGGAAAAATAAGTTGATTTTCCGACCCACATAACTGaagttttgggaaaaaaaaaaacgacaAATTACTAATAATGTACACACGCATAtatgtagagagagagagagtacctGAATGTTGAAGGCGCGTAGGAGGGCAGAGGGGGTGGAGGTGATGAactatgaagaagaagaggaaaggcTTGAAGACGAGAGGAGGCGCGAAACTTGAATAGGCGTTAACTGTCGTGTTTTGTACTCTGTAATAgtattaggttttttttttttttttttcagtaatCCAAATTGGGTTTCTGTatagatttgatttgatttacaACTTCAGTTACAAATGAAAGACTCGTAGTCGTAGCCGTAGCCGTAGCTGACAACTGACGACGCCATCTGCACCGTCATTCAACCAATAGGAGTTCGAGGAGGGTTAATCACAAGAAATCCCCTAAGCTTTGGTGTGTTTTACAGTTTACcccataatattttattttttttactttatccCCCATTAGTCCATCACAGTATCTGGACAGTTAAAATATTGCAGTTGATAAAAATACCTCCAATTTTAATTGTTAAATGCATACCACCCTGGAAATTATTCTTGGACCTACACGATTCTAGTTCCTAGTTACAACTACAACCTCCACCCGTTTTGTAATCTTATTCTTCTGGAAATAACCCGGTCGACAAGAATGAATAGAAATgacacctctttttttttttttacattgatAAACTTATACTAGTATgaatgaaacaaaaattcttGTACATTGTTACAAAATTTAAGAACAAGGAAGAATTGAGAGGGGGCGGGGGATTGTATTACACGGACAGGCTCACTGGCAGTCACACTCACCGTCTCACTGATGGTGTACAAGTACAATTTTGAAGTTGCCCCTCTTCTTTAAGTTTTTACCTTCTCTTTTTTTGGGGGTTGGTTTTGGCCTTTTGGTGGAGAGGTGGGGAGGGGTTTCCTTGTCTTTCTGCCCTTACCCTTTCTCCTCCTTTTCATGGTTCCTTTTCATGGTTCCCGGCTGTTGACACGGCTATGAAATTCAAGCATTTCTTGATGGTTGGGATCAACTGAGAGCGCAGCTCGACAATCTCGCAGAGCTCCCATTACATTGCCAACGTGTTCATGGAAGGCAGCACGCAGGTGTAGTAGGTGAAGGTCTGCCTTAAACGCGATTGCCCTCGATAGCTCTGCAATTGCTTCCTTCGTCTGGTGGTTGTCCATCAGAACTGTCAAACATCCACAGTTCCACACCAACATCAGTAGAAACATATACACAACTTATGCACTCATCTATTCAAGTTAAACCTCTCTCCCAGCACTGACAGTAACATACATGTAGTTTAGTTAATTATGATCAATGAAATTTTCGTCCAGCCAAGAAATCTTATTCACATCCCAGCAATTCTTAGAAGATGTTGATCAGCATTATCTATATACACACAAATGTCGAGATTTACTCCACTGCCCACTCGAGATCAATATATAAAGAACATAGTACGCCGCCTCAGCTTTTATTATTTCCTTAAATTTCTGCCTTTCTTCTTTATCGTGGGGAGGGGAACAACtgtgattagaagaaatcaAACCTGCTGCTCGGTATCTGTAGGGATAAACTCGAAGAGGATCTAAACGAGTGACCATCTCTAGATCTGCCTTTGCGAGTTCACGTTCGCAGTACTCTGACCTCTTCTCATATGCAGATGCATTGTTTCTGGCCTTCTCAATCAATTTTGTCATCTCCTCATAGGCTGCATTCTTATCGTTTCTCAGAAAATGGACTCGAGCAAGGCCCTGGTGGGCTCGTGTATGTCGAATCTTGAGGGCATTGATGTAGCAATCAGCTGCAGCATCTAGTTTACCACAGTCAACATAGACACTCCCAAGATTGTTCAGGGCCTAGCCATTTTCAATGTTGAAATTACGAAAAGATGTTAGCAGAGTGCTTTATATGTGAATAATGGCTTAGGTTCAAAGAGAAGACAGTGATCTCTAGCAACAATTTGGCAACTGATACAAAACGTCTATCAATTTTTAACTGCCAAATGCAGGCTATATTTCCGTAAAGCATATTTTAACTGAGGCTAATATGCTTTGAGATGTGAACAACGCTAGGGATCTCCAAAGAGCTTTCACATTGATATCATGCCTACAACATTGTTTTCATCTCAGCTTCAAGCGTATCTGATTGAATTCTCGACACAATGCATTATGCTCCCAAAAGTAATATATCACCACCACAAAGTGTGGGCATATAACTTTGACCTAAAAAGAATAGCTAATCAAGCTCTTAAGAAGGATTTTTAACATTGAAATCCCAAATATCACTTGGACTGCTCCCTTAATGACCACTTTGTCATTCTTTTTCCGAAAGGACAAGGATCTTAATCCTAAGTTCTGCTCTAATTAATAACAAGTTTCTGTTCCTGGATTTATTTAAACACCCCACATCATGGtaactttctttcttcttttttcttcccaCATTGCTTTCCAGGAATGCATCCAAAAGGGATGACTACTTAATTTGATATGTCTACCGTGTGTATTCTCCACATCTTTCACCTTAAACTTGTTGAACAATAGAAGAAGCAATTCATCCCTAACAAGCAAATTGTATAGATTCTCTAAGTGAAGAACATCATACCTGACCTTTGCGTAGTCTATCTGAGGGGCATTTCAAGGCTTCGTCAAGAAGAGCTACAACGACGGAGGAACAGGATGGGTCCAGGCAAGAGTCAGCCAATGCATAGGCTTTTAAGAAGAAGGCTTCAAAAGACCTCTTAAGGCTAATAGACTCCTCTGCTTTCCAAAGCCCTTCGGCGCAATGCCCTGTATCATACAAAATCCATCCCTCATAAACTAGACGCTCATGGTCACTTGATGCATGTTGGCGAGCCAATTGTAAACTTCGCATGGCTGCTTCAGGACAATTCAACCTGATTAAGAGTTAAATATGGAAATAATCAGGTCCCTTTTTTGTTGAACTTCCAGTAGCTCTGGTGTAGCACAACACTTGGGTGCTGAAGATGAAAATTTAACTAGctcaaatgaaaattatttGCAACAACTCATGAATTGTTAAAGAGCTTCAGCTTCAGTAACAATACCTCGACCAAAAAAGGCTAGTTAAAATTCTTTTGTCACAACTCAGACCCACTGAGTACATCTCTGATCTCAAGGATATCAAAGAGGAATTAATGGCACTACATCTGCTTCTGAATTTAAACAATTTCTCAATTGATGAACCTCACAATCTTTATGAATTTACCAAAAGACAGAACCAAATAACTCGCTAATTtacagaaatgaagaaaaagtgaAGTTAAGTGGAGGCAGAATGAATATTACACAATTCTATTACCTATTTCAACAATCAAAGCATCTAAATAATGTAAAGAAGTAGAAAAAAGAATCTGTCACTAGTTACATTAAGTTGCATTTATCAGTTTCTGTTTTTCACTGTAAACcaccaaaagaaaaatctcaaCTAAGAAATCTCCACTAGACAAGCTATAGAAGTCACTTTCAGTTCGTTACACACAAAAAGATCTGAATATATAGCCATTGCACAACACTCTAATATAAGGCAAAACCCTGATTCTGAATGATTACATTTCAGTTAATTTTCATACTGAACCGCTGCAGACAACAGCATTAACTGTGACCATTGATGACTGGTAAAGCCAACTCCTAATGAAAATGCAAATGCTATTACAGTCAAAGAAAATACAAAATGAAGTTACCTAAGCAGAAGCAAGGACTGTCTGAAGTATAGAACTCCTTTTGCGGCATCAGATTCGAGCATTTGGTATATCACAGAAAGTGATCCAATGTCATCAACTGAAGACCATTTATCATATAGCTGAAGCCAGCAGTCTGCTGTCGTCCAATTCTCAACGTGCTCGCGCACAAGAGTCCGGAGTTGGGATGCAGCAACCCGTCCATCAAACATCCTATAATGTGGTGCAAGTGTAAGGATAGCTTGAATATCACATATTGCTGATTGATAGTCCTCAAGGGCTAGGTAGAAGCAAAATCGCAGTTCCAAGCACTCTAATGCCAGTTTGAAGCCAAGAATGCGATTGATTTCACTGAGGGCAGCTTGTGCATCTTGTTTCCTCATTAAGGATGCTGCCCTATACATGTAGGGGTAAACTAGGGTTGGGTCAAGCTCAGTTGCTTTCTCAAGGTCTTCCCATCTCCTTTCACCTTCACAGTATAGTGATCTCTCTTGATACATCCATCCTAGTGACGAATGAGAGGAAATGACTGAACTGAGTTTCTCATGAGCCCATTGTTTATTACCCTTGATGTGGTTTATTCTAGCCAATCCAACTACAGAATAAATATGGCCTGCTTCTAAAGCAGCCTGAAAGAGTTGTTCAGCTTTGTTATATTCTTTTCTAAGGAGTCTAACACATCCCAACTGATGATATGCCACCATTTTCTGGTGAGTAGTTTCTGCAGAGTCAACCAACTGTTCTAAGATACAAACTGTTCTGTCTGACCTTGGATCAAGGTTGAGGGAGACTTCACCTAATAAACAATAGAGAGAGAATGCCGCTGAGCCAACCATAATTGACCTTTGCTCCCTATTTGAATTGCACAACAACTTGACTACCTGACTGTCATTCAGAGACTCAGGAAGTTCATGTAGAAAGACTTGGAAACATGATGCAGCAAGAACAGGGGAATTTTCTTCAAGAGCATACTCCATGAGTTCCACTGCATCTTGCCTGGAAGATACCAGGGAAGCAAGTTTTCTATCACAGGAATCCTTTAATCTTTCACAGCAAAAGTTGTTGGCAAGTACCAGTATCTCCAACAAGAGGTTGGGAGGTACTTCGTTTAGACATCCTGCTACGCTAAATTCGCTAATCGCCCTCATTCCTAAAGGGGAAATGTTGTTTTCAGACATATCAATCTCCTCAAGAGACGATTCTGTAAAACACCCATTAAGCATGGCATGAAATGGAGCTGAAAGGCCAGCAATTTTCTGCCTGTCACACAGTATTCTCTCATTCCCAATCCGGAAAGAAACTTGTCCTGAAACAGCTTTCCCGTTGTCCACATTAGTTCCAGATGAAAATAAGTTAGAGCTTGCAGGTAGCTCAGAGGCAACATCTATCATCCCAAATTCCTTTGCACATTTTCCGCAAGATGACATCAGGTCAGAAATGAGCTCTTCACCTTGTTTCTCGTACTTTAGCCATGCCCCAAACACAAGCCTCTCATAAACAGAGCTAGCTTTTATCCAAGCTGAGTGCAGACTGGTTCGCCTTAATTTGACTTCCCCCAGACCCTTAAATACCTGATACTGCAACAAGTAGAGATTTGACCTCTCTTGTGGAGAACATGCCTCAAGTTCTTCATGAAGTCGAGCTAAAACTTCCACATAATCAGCAGGTTTAAAATATGGCAAAATGGAAGGCTCGGGTACCTTAATGAGAGATTCTCTACGAACATCACAAAATCATGCGAAATTAATTATGCGAGATGAGCTTCAATTCGcgatgcaaggaaagaaagggtAAAGAGCAGGTACACTTACATGGAAGAATTTGACTCGAACGAAATTTTAGACAGCTTGCCTCTTTCAACTTGAAGCCATGACTGCGGATTAATAGAATTGAGTTCTGTCTCTTTGCAAGACTCGGAAGGAAAGAACGTTCTCATAGGGCATAATAGATGAAAAATGTCCCAGATCTCCACAATAGCCGGATGAGTTTTCTCCAGCAACCACAAACAAAAAGGATGAAAATAGTACTGGAAAAGTAAGGACAAATTTCCAACTTTCACTTTACAACCATCacaaacttaagctcaaaaatTCCACAGCTCCAAAACCACTAAGAAGTATCGTTCCACGCTATCTAAAGACGAAGTCTAAAAAGAAGAACACTCAAAACAGTTAGTTACCTAAGATTCAAGGTtaacaaaggggaaagggaaaaaggaaaaaagcgaTCTTTCCGGTCACACGACAAATATTCCTAACTATCCTTACAATCGAAATAATCAAAGATAATATGTCTTTCTATACCTTCTTATATTGAAATGGGAAAAAGAACAGAACTCGATATATATTAGCGTTCTTCTTGCCCAGAAGTTAAGGTAGTAGTAAAAACTCAACCTCAAAAATGCAGACAAAAGACTAAAGACCCACAAAAGTTAAACAAGATCTCTGCCAGAAAAACGACCAAAACCAAATCAAACTCAAACCCAAACCCAAACCCACCTTataaagcaaagaaaaggaCAGACTAACCTTGTTGGggaccttataaaataatagtaACAATAATGATGCCAAGAAATGAGAGtcaaaaccaaaaccaaaatgaaGAACAAACCAAACCCACAAAGTAATTTGTTGAAAATTCGGTGATTTAGCTGAGCTGCAAGGAATGTGATGGAATCCAAAGGGGAAATTCTCAGATTTCTTCACTTTTCTTTTCCTGTTGGTGATGGtaaaaggaaaagtttttggTACAATAGTCTACAGCCTTTTCTGCAGTGCAATTAGTAGATTTGCAGCACTACAGAGcctttcttcactttttttttgtaatcgAGCCGTTGGAGTCTTGGAGACCACATAGATTGCAGCTTACTATTTGTTGGAAGTACAAAAATGCGGTGATAAAACAAGTcaaaaaaattgcataatgGGAAAATACCATTGAAATGGTTGCTCAAGAAAGCGACAGGTTCCAAATGGGCTGTCGTTTTGGACAGTGTTGGCTGAGAGTGTGAGGATTAGTGTTAATTGTTTATGATGCCTGTAGGCCGCTGTACAAATGCGCATCCAATAATTTAATGGCTGCTACATTGACATTGAAATCGATGGCGGATTTGAAACTTCCGGTCCGCTTGTGGGATAAGACGGGCAAATTTGATTTGGGTTAGTGAAAATCTTCAATcttgcattaatttttttttttcaacaataaaatttatataatataatctATTAATATCCTATTTTATAAGAAGCTTAAAGAACTTGTATAAGGAATTAATAAATatactttcaaattttttttttattataggtGAGATTCAAACTCCAGTGGCTTCAATCTCGCACTAACACGTTGTCCACTTTTGTTGTGTGTAAATAAAGATTAAAGATTGGTGGAGCCAGACTGAGGGCCCCCCACCCCCTGATGTTTTAGGTTCTCTCTGCCTATTGTATTGGCCTTggtttcaattttcaaatactTCTCCAGGATTCTggatatcatttttttttttttttgagctagaAAACCCAAAATGAGCTTCTCTTGgctcaattttcaaatttatttgacaaatttaaAAAGAGTTGAAACTCAAGAGCATAATAGTAGTTGATTTAAGTGGTTATTTCTTATTTCAAGTTGTACGCGGGATGCCGTTCTCTTTCcgctctctttttctttttccttttctttttgtgtgtgtgataatttcaaaaacttctcttgaaatttttgacaatttcattcGGCTCCCCTGAGGTTTCAATAATTATATAGACCTCCCTCAGTCCAATCAAATGACTAAAATGTCCTCCACTTAATAGTTAATTCATAAAGGGACATTTAAAGTCAAAAGATACATCTTATTATTCTACTTGTTATTTCCTAATCTCAAAAAACAATCTCCatcaattttctaattttcatttcttcctctcttcctctctccctcttttgtattttcctctttttttctcaCACAACCGCTTCTCTCTCTCACCAAATATCACACTCCATTATTACCAATCACACAACTATCAATTTTTTTATGATCTCCaaaatttatttgtattttttgttttcctgTCTCTTTCttactaaaaaaaattttagacccttttttttcAATAGTTTTACTCTTTACAAATGTTAGCCAATTGAAATTATCAAATTGACAAGGTGTAGACTGTGAATTTTATTGTCAAATTAGGGGAAGACAAAAAATGTGGTAAtgatatatgaaaaaaaatgaaattgagagTTGGAACATAaagaaatgactattatgtttGTTAAGCAAAAAAGTCTATCAATTACTCATTGGTTCTCTCTCTTTTATCTACCTATTGATTGTGGTTTTACTATAAAATGTAGAATTTTGTCTCTATTTCTAAGAGTACTAGAGCAATGATGAACTATATTTTTAGGGATACGGAGGCATTTCTTAGTTTAGTATTGGAAGTAGTAGTAGTGAGTTGCATTAGGCAAGAATTAACAAGTAATAAATTTTGAGATGAGTTTGACTCGCGAGTGTTTGTTTTTTACGGTGAGTATGACacatacaagaaattaaaaattaaaaccttgttttgttttgtcttgttcTCTAAAGAAGGGTCTTTTAGGATATTTGTAAAAAATTATAGGCTATTGGGTCTATGTTGTTACATAAACCTTAAAAGCAAgagaggtatgtgtaatttttaaaacttgagaGCAGTTCCCTATAATTGCTAGAAACCtgaagggaggtttctgaaattatcccttactTTAATGCACTCTAAGTGCTGATGCATCCCCGGGAGCACCCAACAGCTTTATATACATCAACGTCAAATGTTATACTAGCATTTACGCCGCCCTACAATGGCACATTGGAGAGTCCCCTGATCCACTTACATAactactccctccctttttttataactgacgtttaaggttttacataccaattaagaaaagtttttcattgtttaaatctatacactattttccttttgtaccctcattaattgtccaattcaccca
This window contains:
- the LOC113715983 gene encoding probable protein phosphatase 2C 51 isoform X3, with amino-acid sequence MSQECPLREWTPSNGVSQNHPTANCGFAAAILQGRRNYQEDRIACNPAMKIPFLGNDGQENVNVGVAAVFDGHGGAEASEFASKKFLSYFYLNVLFNIYKQASPHKGNDEANQNKSSVERSGTTSSLIDDTSLYDILNEALIRTFRDIDSEFTREALRNNYASGSTGTVALIVNGRLLVGFVGDSKALLCSNRSLASQGGEGTSMRTSYVQELTKDHHPDREDEKARIETAGGFVHTWGVPRVNGILAMTRAIGNLSLRRFGVIAEPEVIGWQTLTTDNSFLVIGSDGIFEGLTPANVCAILHNNACKPGTTESSGSSSCLAPSALANRIVNNAYENGSHDNISVIVIPLESAYHSQ
- the LOC113715983 gene encoding probable protein phosphatase 2C 51 isoform X2, whose amino-acid sequence is MEVSKIALVRVLAVALSLCAVVRCCSAHHVSVACMMAYDEGGSPALFRSQECPLREWTPSNGVSQNHPTANCGFAAAILQGRRNYQEDRIACNPAMKIPFLGNDGQENVNVGVAAVFDGHGGAEASEFASKKFLSYFYLNVLFNIYKQASPHKGNDEANQNKSSVERSGTTSSLIDDTSLYDILNEALIRTFRDIDSEFTREALRNNYASGSTGTVALIVNGRLLVGFVGDSKALLCSNRSLASQGGEGTSMRTSYVQELTKDHHPDREDEKARIETAGGFVHTWGVPRVNGILAMTRAIGNLSLRRFGVIAEPEVIGWQTLTTDNSFLVIGSDGIFEGLTPANVCAILHNNACKPGTTESSGSSSCLAPSALANRIVNNAYENGSHDNISVIVIPLESAYHSQ
- the LOC113715983 gene encoding probable protein phosphatase 2C 51 isoform X1, giving the protein MMEVSKIALVRVLAVALSLCAVVRCCSAHHVSVACMMAYDEGGSPALFRSQECPLREWTPSNGVSQNHPTANCGFAAAILQGRRNYQEDRIACNPAMKIPFLGNDGQENVNVGVAAVFDGHGGAEASEFASKKFLSYFYLNVLFNIYKQASPHKGNDEANQNKSSVERSGTTSSLIDDTSLYDILNEALIRTFRDIDSEFTREALRNNYASGSTGTVALIVNGRLLVGFVGDSKALLCSNRSLASQGGEGTSMRTSYVQELTKDHHPDREDEKARIETAGGFVHTWGVPRVNGILAMTRAIGNLSLRRFGVIAEPEVIGWQTLTTDNSFLVIGSDGIFEGLTPANVCAILHNNACKPGTTESSGSSSCLAPSALANRIVNNAYENGSHDNISVIVIPLESAYHSQ
- the LOC113715983 gene encoding probable protein phosphatase 2C 51 isoform X4, with the protein product MKIPFLGNDGQENVNVGVAAVFDGHGGAEASEFASKKFLSYFYLNVLFNIYKQASPHKGNDEANQNKSSVERSGTTSSLIDDTSLYDILNEALIRTFRDIDSEFTREALRNNYASGSTGTVALIVNGRLLVGFVGDSKALLCSNRSLASQGGEGTSMRTSYVQELTKDHHPDREDEKARIETAGGFVHTWGVPRVNGILAMTRAIGNLSLRRFGVIAEPEVIGWQTLTTDNSFLVIGSDGIFEGLTPANVCAILHNNACKPGTTESSGSSSCLAPSALANRIVNNAYENGSHDNISVIVIPLESAYHSQ
- the LOC113715973 gene encoding ETO1-like protein 1, producing the protein MRTFFPSESCKETELNSINPQSWLQVERGKLSKISFESNSSIESLIKVPEPSILPYFKPADYVEVLARLHEELEACSPQERSNLYLLQYQVFKGLGEVKLRRTSLHSAWIKASSVYERLVFGAWLKYEKQGEELISDLMSSCGKCAKEFGMIDVASELPASSNLFSSGTNVDNGKAVSGQVSFRIGNERILCDRQKIAGLSAPFHAMLNGCFTESSLEEIDMSENNISPLGMRAISEFSVAGCLNEVPPNLLLEILVLANNFCCERLKDSCDRKLASLVSSRQDAVELMEYALEENSPVLAASCFQVFLHELPESLNDSQVVKLLCNSNREQRSIMVGSAAFSLYCLLGEVSLNLDPRSDRTVCILEQLVDSAETTHQKMVAYHQLGCVRLLRKEYNKAEQLFQAALEAGHIYSVVGLARINHIKGNKQWAHEKLSSVISSHSSLGWMYQERSLYCEGERRWEDLEKATELDPTLVYPYMYRAASLMRKQDAQAALSEINRILGFKLALECLELRFCFYLALEDYQSAICDIQAILTLAPHYRMFDGRVAASQLRTLVREHVENWTTADCWLQLYDKWSSVDDIGSLSVIYQMLESDAAKGVLYFRQSLLLLRLNCPEAAMRSLQLARQHASSDHERLVYEGWILYDTGHCAEGLWKAEESISLKRSFEAFFLKAYALADSCLDPSCSSVVVALLDEALKCPSDRLRKGQALNNLGSVYVDCGKLDAAADCYINALKIRHTRAHQGLARVHFLRNDKNAAYEEMTKLIEKARNNASAYEKRSEYCERELAKADLEMVTRLDPLRVYPYRYRAAVLMDNHQTKEAIAELSRAIAFKADLHLLHLRAAFHEHVGNVMGALRDCRAALSVDPNHQEMLEFHSRVNSREP